From the genome of Niallia sp. FSL W8-0635, one region includes:
- a CDS encoding Gfo/Idh/MocA family protein, producing the protein MVRFGVIGTNWITERLLEAANDVEDFKLTAVYSRTISRAEEFASKYGVTKIFTNLKEMAVSQEIDAVYIATPNSYHAEQAILFLQNGKHVLCEKPLAVNATEVARMIQASKDHNALLMEAMKSTLLPNFKVIQDNLHKIGPIRRYFASYCQYSSRYDKYKEGIVLNAFNPEFANGSLMDLGVYCLYPLITLFGEPKEVKATGIMLDSGVDGEGSVILKYDDKDAIVMYSKITNSYLPSEIQGEKGSIMIDKIHTAEKVEIHYTDGTVEQLTVDQSHPAMYYEVKEFIELINRGKTESDTNSYKNSYTTIQVLDKVRDEIGLVYQSDHK; encoded by the coding sequence ATGGTTCGATTCGGCGTAATCGGTACTAATTGGATTACAGAAAGATTACTTGAAGCAGCAAATGATGTAGAAGATTTTAAACTAACTGCTGTTTATTCTCGCACGATTAGTAGAGCAGAAGAATTTGCAAGTAAATATGGAGTAACAAAAATATTTACAAACCTAAAAGAAATGGCAGTTAGTCAAGAAATTGACGCGGTGTACATTGCTACTCCCAATTCATATCACGCAGAACAAGCTATTTTATTTTTGCAAAATGGCAAACATGTGTTATGTGAAAAGCCACTGGCTGTTAATGCAACCGAAGTAGCGAGGATGATTCAAGCCTCAAAAGATCATAACGCCCTATTAATGGAAGCAATGAAATCAACATTACTTCCAAACTTCAAGGTCATTCAAGATAATTTACATAAAATTGGTCCTATCCGTAGATACTTTGCAAGCTATTGTCAGTATTCATCTCGTTATGATAAATACAAAGAAGGAATTGTCCTTAATGCCTTCAATCCAGAGTTTGCGAACGGTTCATTAATGGACCTTGGTGTCTATTGTTTGTATCCACTTATTACATTATTTGGTGAACCAAAAGAAGTGAAGGCAACTGGCATTATGCTTGATTCGGGTGTGGATGGTGAAGGTAGCGTCATCTTAAAATATGATGATAAAGATGCGATTGTGATGTATTCCAAAATAACGAACTCTTATTTACCAAGCGAAATTCAAGGCGAAAAAGGAAGTATCATGATTGATAAGATTCATACGGCTGAAAAAGTAGAAATTCACTACACTGACGGCACGGTTGAACAATTAACAGTCGACCAATCTCATCCAGCTATGTATTACGAAGTGAAAGAATTTATTGAATTAATCAACCGAGGAAAAACAGAGTCTGATACTAACTCATATAAAAATTCATACACCACGATACAAGTGTTGGATAAAGTGAGAGATGAAATAGGTCTTGTATATCAAAGTGATCATAAGTGA
- a CDS encoding winged helix-turn-helix transcriptional regulator, protein MPNLGEKVFNCEKELTLSIIGGKWKMLVLWHLGKEGTKRFGELKALMPGITQRMLVNQLRELEDHLIVHREVYPVVPPKVEYSLTEYGRSLMPILDAMYDWGKDYIENVLEKETENKSSIQ, encoded by the coding sequence ATGCCGAATCTTGGGGAAAAAGTGTTTAATTGTGAAAAAGAATTGACTCTTTCGATTATTGGTGGAAAATGGAAAATGTTGGTATTGTGGCATCTAGGAAAAGAAGGAACCAAACGTTTTGGTGAACTAAAGGCCCTCATGCCGGGTATCACTCAAAGAATGCTTGTTAATCAATTGCGCGAACTTGAAGACCATTTGATTGTTCATCGTGAAGTCTATCCTGTCGTTCCACCAAAAGTTGAATACTCACTCACTGAGTATGGAAGAAGTCTGATGCCTATTCTGGATGCTATGTATGACTGGGGTAAAGATTATATTGAGAATGTATTGGAAAAAGAAACAGAAAACAAATCGTCTATTCAGTAG
- a CDS encoding Hsp20/alpha crystallin family protein codes for MALIPYDPFRQLTNIRRDFDRLFNDFPFHLDNEMNQLGNIRVDVHETDKEVVATCDIPGLQSKEDVNIDIENNVLRISGSINRTNEIKEENMHRRERYTGSFHRAITLPTPVSEEGIKASYKDGVLEVIMPKQTQTNKKRIDVDFH; via the coding sequence ATGGCATTAATACCTTATGATCCATTTAGACAATTAACTAACATTAGGAGAGATTTTGACAGATTATTCAATGATTTCCCTTTTCATTTAGACAATGAAATGAATCAATTGGGGAATATAAGAGTGGATGTTCATGAAACAGATAAAGAGGTAGTAGCAACTTGTGACATTCCAGGCTTACAGAGTAAAGAAGATGTAAACATTGATATTGAAAATAATGTATTGAGAATTAGTGGCTCAATTAACAGAACTAATGAGATTAAAGAAGAGAATATGCATAGGAGAGAAAGATACACAGGTAGCTTTCACAGAGCTATTACACTACCAACTCCTGTTTCTGAGGAAGGTATAAAGGCTTCTTATAAGGATGGTGTACTAGAAGTTATCATGCCTAAACAAACTCAAACAAATAAAAAGAGAATTGATGTGGATTTCCATTAA
- the hxlA gene encoding 3-hexulose-6-phosphate synthase, with product MKLQLALDLVDIPGAIELVKEVENHIDVVEIGTPVVINEGLKAVKEVKAAFPNLTVLADLKIMDAAGYEVSQASAAGADIITILGTAEDESIKGAVEEAKKQGKQILADMIAVKDIEGRAKELDELGVDYICVHTGYDLQAVGKNSFEDLATIKSVVKNAKTAIAGGIKLETLPDVIKVQPDLVIVGGGITSKDDKKAVAAKMQELIKQG from the coding sequence ATGAAATTACAATTAGCATTAGATCTTGTAGATATTCCAGGAGCCATTGAATTGGTGAAAGAAGTAGAAAATCATATAGATGTTGTAGAAATCGGCACGCCGGTTGTGATTAATGAAGGCCTTAAAGCAGTAAAGGAAGTGAAAGCTGCCTTCCCTAACTTAACTGTATTAGCTGACCTTAAAATCATGGATGCAGCTGGATATGAAGTTAGCCAAGCATCTGCAGCAGGCGCTGACATCATCACCATTCTTGGTACAGCTGAAGACGAGTCCATTAAAGGTGCTGTAGAAGAAGCAAAAAAACAAGGTAAACAAATCCTTGCTGATATGATCGCAGTTAAAGACATTGAAGGTCGTGCGAAAGAACTGGATGAACTAGGAGTAGATTATATCTGCGTTCACACAGGTTATGACCTTCAAGCTGTAGGAAAAAATTCTTTCGAAGACCTTGCAACCATTAAGAGCGTTGTAAAAAATGCGAAAACTGCTATTGCAGGCGGAATCAAATTAGAAACACTTCCAGATGTGATTAAAGTACAACCAGATCTTGTCATCGTAGGTGGCGGTATCACAAGCAAAGACGATAAAAAAGCAGTTGCAGCTAAAATGCAAGAATTAATTAAACAAGGTTAA
- the hxlB gene encoding 6-phospho-3-hexuloisomerase: MKTTQYLAEVVQELSRTVDLISDEEAEKLVNKILESKKIFVAGAGRSGFMGKSFVMRMMHMGIDAYVVGETVTANLEKGDLLIIGSGSGETKTLVSIAEKAKSLGGTVAAVTISPDSTIGKLADIIIKLPGSPKDQSESEYKTIQPMGSLFEQTMLLFYDALILRFMEKKGLDSTKMYGKHANLE, translated from the coding sequence ATGAAAACTACTCAATATTTAGCTGAAGTCGTTCAAGAATTAAGTCGGACAGTCGACTTAATCTCTGACGAAGAAGCAGAGAAGTTGGTTAATAAGATTCTGGAATCCAAAAAAATCTTTGTTGCAGGTGCGGGCAGATCTGGATTTATGGGCAAATCTTTCGTGATGAGAATGATGCACATGGGGATCGATGCTTATGTAGTCGGTGAAACTGTAACAGCAAATTTAGAAAAAGGTGATTTGTTGATCATCGGTTCAGGTTCAGGTGAAACGAAAACCTTGGTTTCAATCGCTGAAAAAGCAAAAAGTTTAGGTGGGACGGTCGCAGCTGTAACGATTTCCCCTGACTCCACGATTGGAAAATTAGCTGATATTATCATTAAATTGCCTGGATCACCGAAAGATCAATCTGAAAGTGAATACAAGACCATACAACCAATGGGGTCACTTTTTGAGCAAACGATGTTATTATTTTATGATGCATTGATCTTGCGTTTTATGGAAAAAAAAGGCTTAGACTCTACTAAAATGTACGGCAAACATGCCAATCTCGAATAG